ATTTTTCCATGGTCCCTTCGGCTCAACTGGATCATAGCCTTACAACCTTCTCTCATGGATTTTCCGATTCCTCCTCTCCTTGTGATCATCGCCATGCCTCTGCTTCTTTACACTGAACCCCTCTTTAACACAAGTGTACTGTTTCATGATGACAGAATCATCACGAGTGACGTTCTACACTTGCCAGCACGTGCACGGAACCCTGTTCGCACAGCATACTCATAGTAGAACAATTTCCCAGCTTCTAGGGAGTCAAATTCCATACCCACCAGGGGTTCAAATTCTGTTGAGTTCCTTCTAATTCCTCTTAATTCTTCATCACCATTGAATTCCATACCAGCAGAGAAGCCAACCATTGTGTTGATTAATGCAATCACTcaatggttgttcttgttgagTTGTGCTGATAAGGAACATGGCTATCATTGTTACTGAGTTCCAGTGATTCTGAATAAAAACCCCCATGCTCACCTTTGCATCAGTATCCATCAACCCTCTAAACTATGAATTGGAACAACAAATTTCGACCCTACAAATCaagatcatatttttttcttacttaaaaatcaaattatcacCCCAAATTTGATATCTCCAAACAAAACTTCTGCAACCCAATTGATACtgtgaaaagtaaacatagaaaaaaaaaattataacttgaaGATCGAGATTAACCTACAAAGTTTGAACTTTGCTGATAATCTCATCAAATCAACAGCAAGAACAAGTAAAAACTGTTGGAATTCGAACAAACAAACTCCAATTAATTCCAcacacaagaaaataacaaaagaaatgaattttaagcccaaatttttctttgaaactCATGTCGAGCTCCGCtttctataaagaaaaaaatgaacaaaggAACGAAACAGCATCATAAAAGCATAAACGAAGAAACCCTAAAACAATTTTGAAGCTAACAATatcaaaacctaaataaatttcgaagaagaaaattgaaagacGATGGCGCCCGGGAAATCAAAATGGAGGGAGAGAAGCTCACCAAATGGTTTTGGGGAGGAGCGTAGTTCTTCTCCTCCGCGGCGGAGTGGAAACGAATTGGGCGGAATTGGGGCAAAGTTGCTCCCGTGAGTACGCTTCGCTTGTGACGTGGAAGCTTCTCAGCGGATGGCCTTTTCTAACAATGAAAACTTCACATTTAGTCCAACCTTTAAAATTTTAGGGGCCTGCTTGTAAAGGAGGATTCAATCAAggctttaaaataaataaataaataataataataataataataataataataataatagaatataTGCATGAGGACATTCATACATAGtcagtaaaaattaaaaaataagaaaaaagaatgggTGGAGCTTTAGGTTTAGTGAgagcaaacaaaagaaaatcctGAGATAGTATTAGGATTTACACATGAATGAAAGACATTAGATGCACATTTGAAAACGTCTCTCgaaaatattttctaaagacgtctttaaaataataataataataataataataataataaatttataaagaggtTTGTAGAatgtttgtaaaaattaaaaagtagaaaaaagaAACGAATGGAGTGTTAGGTTTAATAAGAGGAAAAGGGGACTCCTGAAGTGGCACTGTGAATCGTGTAAGAATGGGCCGAATTGGATGCATGTCTAGAAACGTCTCTAGAAAGTATTATACTATTATTAAAGAcgtgcttaaaaaaaaaaaaaataataataataatcttacaTTGAAACAAACAGTGGAGTACAGGGGATTTGGATTAAGAaaaattttcctttaaattttgagatttttactttttcacatatatatacttcGGGGGGAAAATTAtagtaataatttattattattattataatattaatattatcattaatatttttttattattactaataataaaaagtataagtatttttaattattataaatattctcataattgaatatttttttatttttttaaaaaaacttgattattttttaacattatatatattttaattgttttttttttaaaaaatacaaaagcatgggcttaaaaaaaagaaaagcaaaacagcaacaaattacaaaataaagatGTCTGGAAGAGCAAGCTTCTTTCAGCCAATGAGTTCGATCCATGGCCcaataaaagagagaaagaggaggATTTGGGCGCGCATGAGCCGCCAGCTCATCTACAATATTGTTTTCGTCTCTTGAGATGGAGGTGATTTTGATGCCAGCAAGCTCATTCAAAGAATTCTTGAGAGTAGTAACTAGAGAATTTGATCTCCAAATAACACAAGAATGAAGATTTGAAGTCAGATGAGCCACACCAGGACAATCACAAAGAATTCTTGAAGGCTTCCAAACATTATGTTTACACACTACAAGAGCTTGAATGACTGCatcaatttcaacattaacTGGAGAAGAGTGTTTGGTTTCCATGGAACTTGCAAGCAAAAATTAAGCCACCATTAGATATGATAATAAAGCCAAGACCAGTGAGGGAATCATTTGAGTGCCAAGAGGCATCAATGAAGactgaaattgaatgtaaagaGTTAGAAGGTTTAGAGAACTCCCTGTATATTTTTGATCGGAAGCCCAGATCAGAGCAAAGGGAGAAAGCCTTTGAAACAATGGAATCAAAACTGGGTTTGGCCTTCTTGTATCTTTCCAGATTAGCGGGTTTGGCCTTCTTGTATCTTTCCAGATTAGCCAAGCAACAGATGCACAATAGCTTTGACCCTAATTGTTTTTGGATAATAAGCAGAGTAAAtgcctttttatatgaataatacAAACAAGATCAAACAAGATCTGAAATCGAACGATATAAAGATCATATACGAGTATGAGGATAAGTAGTAAGAATCCCAGGGTGATATAAGACGATATTGACGAGGGGGAAGGATTTGAACCCACGTACCTCCCCTATCTTTATAGTGTCATCtgcataccattgggctatccaatagTTGACAACCCAATTGGTTTTTGATCTAGAATTAAAGGATAAAAACAACCAATTTCCTCTgcaaaaattgtaaaaaacaTTTAAGTCAATATTGAACAGAGAGAGAATAGAAAGCCAACACTGTCTAGTTTTGGAGCAATTCCAAAATTTAATGAGCAATAGTTTCCTCCTCCAAACCACAGAACGGGCAAAGTGAGAAAGGGTCAATGTTTAATCGATAGAGAAGAGCACCAGTAGTTAACTTGCCATGTGCCAATTTCCAAATGAAGGTTTTAACTCAAGGAATGAGAGCAAGCTTCCAGATGTGAGTCTAACTCTACCAAGGTTCATCAATGTTTCTATTcatattaaaatgattataaaCCGTAGCCAAAATGGAAGTTTTGTGCTTAGGAGAAGCCCAGACCCAATGACAATTAAAAGAAGGCTCAAGCTTGATACATTTTATCCAGTCAAGATTCAAGTTAATCCCAAGGAGCTTGTTAAGAGAGGGTAAATGAAAGGAGGATTCATTCAAAAGATCCAAGGGATGCGTATCCTCAATTGATAAGTCCATGTTAATAAATGTAGGCTTGAAGGTTATAGGAATGTCTAGCAACCAAGGATCATTAAGAAGATGAACATGGTTAGGATTGACAGAGAGAATCCTGAGTTcagatttaataaaatcaacaatattAGAAACTGATTTGAAAAACCAGGAAGAACGATGAGGTTTGTTTAAATTCCAAGGATGCCAATAACATGTTTAACCAAAAGAGAGTGCTTCATAGTTCTGAGATTTATGATTCCTAACCCTCCTTCAGATTTGTTAAGTGTAGTAACCGTCCAACTGATCGAGTGAAAGCCACTACAATTGCTACTTCTTCCCCAAAGAAAATTCCGAGCAAGTTTGGAAATGGAATTCAGGATGGTGTTAGGAAGATGCATGATAGAGAGGAGATAGTTTGGGATGGCGAAGATAACACTATTGAGGAGGGCAGCTCTACCAGCCAGAGAGATGGAAGAATGATTCCAAGTTTGAATTGAAGTTCTGACTCTATTAGGAAGAAAATTGAGTTGGTTAATTGGCAGATGTTTGGGGGAAACGGGGGCTCCAAGATAGGTAAAGGGAAAAGATCCTAGGTTCATCCCCAAAACTCTGGAGATAGCTTTGGCAATTTTGGGATTACACCAAGAGGGCAGGAAAATAGCATATTTGGATAAATTAGATTTTTGCCCAGTGAGCTCTTTGTAAATATCCTGACAAAGCAAATAGTTTCTAGCAGCTTTTCTAGAAGCACTAGTGACGAGGATAAGATCATCAACAAACATTAAATGGTTAAAATTTCTAGAGAGACTATTGCTGAACCCTTGAATCATGTTGAGATGAAGGGCTTTGTTAAGGATAGTAGTGAGAGTTTGGGAAGTAAGCAAGAAAAGCAAGGGAGAGAGAGGGTCTTCCTGCCTAACTCCATGACTACTAGAAATCCAAGAAGACTGTTGACCATTAACAATAAAGGAGAAGGGCGCAGAAGAGAGAGTGACCTAAATCCAGGAAATCCATTTGTCAGGAAAATTCATTTTTCGAAGAGTAGCAAGAACATCAATCCACTCTATAGTATCAAAAGCtttctcaatatcaatttttaatatcatcCTAGGGAAGGAAGAGGAATCAGATTCTGAAGTATGGGCAATCTCCTGAGCTGCAATTATGTTATCGTAAGCGCCACGCCCTGGGAGAAAACCATTTTGTTCTTGTCTAACGAAGTTATGAATCACAGAATGAAGGCGATTGGCTAAAATTTTAGCGATAACTTTAGAAAAAACATTGCAAAGGAAAAAAAGTCTGTAATCCAAAACAGAAATGGGGTTATCTTTTTTTAGGAATAAGAGCAATGAAGGTTCTACCCCAAGAGTGAGGGATCTTAGAAtgttcaaaaaaataagaaatagctTTGAAGAAATGATCGCCAATGATATTCcagtaaaataagtaaaattccACATTTAAACCATCTGGACCAGGGCTTTTGCCCCTAGGCATTGAAGCTAAAGAATGGTAGACTTCTCTCAAAGAGATCGGTTTAACCAAATCAAAGCCATTTTCAATGCTAAGGGTAGGAAAGTCATTGAGCATTGCATTTAAGAGAGAATCAAgattaaaagaagaagaggaagaccaAAGGTctttgtaaaaattaataaagcagTTCTCATTATCAAGCTGATCAGAGAAGATGTTACCCGAAAGATCCTTGATAGCATTGACCTTGATTTTGTGACAGCGAATTTTtacagaacgatggaagaagcTTGAATTTTGATCTCCTCCCTTAATCCATTGCATCTTTGCTTTCTGActcaataaattgatttttgtcTTAAAAGAGCGCAACATGTTGATTTCGGAGAGCACGGGCCTAGGTAGTTTTCCAAGTGCTAATCGCATAAGTAGTCCCATTTTCAGTTGCTAATAGTTCATGTTCGATATTATTGATTTCCTCCTCAATTTGATTTATGTTCATTCTCCTCCACCTGAGAAGATTAAGTTTGGAACGATTATTAGAATAAACAAAGGAGTGCATGGGGCTAGAGTTTGAGGAGCAGTTCCAAGCACGGAGAATGCTTTGGTGACATCCTTCATATTCTAGGCAAATGTTGTCAAAaacagaaattttttttggcaaagtGATGATTATTATGAGCAGTTAAATAAATGGGAGAGTGATCAGAGTTAAGACAGGGTAAATACTGATTTGAAAAAAGATTTAAACTTTAAAAGCCAATCAGAATTTGCTAGGTAACGATCAAGGCGAGCCACACCGACGAGAAAAGCCCTCTTGGTCATCACACCAGGTGAAGGTATTGCCTGAAAAACCAAGATCAAGTAAGCTATTTTCAAAGATAAAAGCATAAAATAGATTAGATTTAGAAGAGTAATTTCAGAAAGAGCCCCCCTAATTTCATCAATACTAGTAATATCATTGAAATCTCCCCCCATAAGCGAGGGAAGATTGAGGGTAGTGATACGAGAAAGGGATTTCCAAAGTCTTTTGTGATCAGAAGTCACCTACGAATTGTAAATAGTGGAGAGAATCCAAGTATCATTAGCATTATAGATGATGAGATGGAGGGCAGATCTAGATATGCGATTGGGGTAACAACACCAGCAAACTTCTGCCATAGGACAATGATTCCCCCAGAGAAACTGATAGAAGGAATAGGCGCCCAATcccaatttttcttgaatatattACGGAATCGAAGTGTTCGGTCAGTATTAGATTTGGTTTCAACTAAACAGAGGAAGTTAGGCTTTAATCTAGCTATAATGTCTTGAATGTAGTCAATCATTCTAGAGTTTGAGAGACCCCTGCAATTCCAAGTAAAGATTTTGATTATTAGAAACAACATGAAATTATAGGAAGAATGAAAAGATTAAATGGATAAGTTTAAGAAGTAAGGgattttctcccttttttttttttgatttcgTGCCACTCTTAGATGGCTCCCTTCTAGCTAAAGCTTCCAATTTGATGTCTTTTTGATACTGATAGAGAACCATATCATCATCAGGTTCAGGGAGGGAACCAAAGTCGTCAGATCCATGGTCCTCCAGTTGTTCATCCATTTGATCAGTGTTTGAGAGAGCATCGACAACTTTGTCAACAACCAAAAGGTGGCGGTCGGTAGGGTTGGGAGGCTCTGAGGAGTTAGTGAAAGGTTTCGAAGAGATGAGTAAGGGTTCTAATGAGGATCCTCTAGAGAAAGAGATGGCTAAGGGCTGGGGGAGACTTTCTCTTGGTTCAAGGCGCAGAGAGGAGCAAATGGGTGGCTCTGTGGAAGTGATGGGCGGTGTCTCCTTGGGACAATGAGTTGGCGGGTCAGAGCAAATGCCTTTTCCTTTAGAAAGTTGATTTGATTGAATGATGGGCAACAGAGCCTCGGGACCTTGAGAAATAGGAAAAGTGTTCTTGGGATTATGAGACTCCACAATCAAGGGGAGAGTGAGAGGACGAGAATACCCTCCCCTCCCGTTACGACCGCCTCCTTTGGAAAAAAAGCGAAGAGCTAGACACATGTGAGGGGGGGAGCCATGCATGATGACATGTGTCCAATTCCTAATCATCGTCTCCTTGAGGTTGCTTCGAATTAGGGTGTCGGCCAGGATCTCCACCATGACCGTCTCCATGCCTCCCGGGTATTCCCCGTTGAGAGTTACGACGTTTGCGTGGTTTCAACCAAGGCCTATAATCACCATTGGAACCCCGAAGGAAAGAAAATAGGACATTGGAAGCGCCTGTTGTCCCTTTCTCGCCTCATCAACCATCATTCCCCGAATCATCTTGCACCACTTTCCGAGGGAGATCTTAGCCGTCACACCAGGGCGCCGAGCCAGCCTTCAATGCCTAGGACCAGGGGTACATGAGATTCAAGTTGAGGTTAATTGCTAACAATGGGGCAGTGGGCTTCACTGTGGTCTATCATCCCACACCTGAAACAGTAAACATGGAGTATTTCATATAAGACAAGAATAAAAACAGAGAATTCTCCGTAGTGAACTCACGTACCCTGTTGGATGGGTTTGCTCAAATCAAGCTCAACACAGACTCGAGCAAATTTAGCCTTCGAACGGTAAGATAGAAATTGAAATTAAACTACATTAGCACAAACATCgatatacaaaaaataattaagagatATAATGTGGAAAtgatagaaaataatatatttttttctatacttaatttaGTCTTTTTGCTCTTCTAATGGATGATTAAGGTATATAATGGTATAGAAAACAATTCCCTGTTattctaattaataaaaaaaaaaagtgttgttTTTTAGTAAGCCAACAAGTGCTATAGTTAAATTTTAACTTGCATTGCTTAATTTGATGAATCCTTATGCtcaacaatgatttttttaaaaaaaaacaaagtggataaaccacgttcGACAATGACTTCCTTGATTTTGTGTTCTGTTTAATCTAATGAAATTACAATAATATAtgtatgcattttttatataaattcaaattacaagcccttgcatttttatttcttatgatGACTATTCCAACTAAAATTTCTAAAGTtgtattcaaattaaaaatcatttcttCTCCATAATACTTTTTGGAAATAGTTATGCAGTTGTTTATGAAATTAATCTAAAACAATCTAAATTATTTAGTGCAATACCCATAACTAATTTTAGATTTCTCAACCATAGAGATACATTATGTCTGATTACACAAATGATTTGGAAAAGAACCTGTCCCAAAAGATCaactttttttaactatttaactTGGGATAATCATGTACTCACATTGGATAACTCTAGCGGCTAGAAAATGCAATCGATTCTTAACCATTACATGTGTATTATGCTAGGCAACAACTGAATAACCACCCACATGCTACTTCTCTGCGCCTTTTCTGAGCATGTTTGGTTTTGTTTCAGTCGGACATTTAGGCTCTTATACCCTCAAAGAGTTGTGGGGATTGTGAAGGTCCCACCTTACTTCATCTCTAAGAGATGTAGGCGACTTACTCATAATCTCCAATATACAACTAGAAATAAATGCgtgaattttttatgaaaaatatttttcatacgTTGTTATTGTCTccaaagttatttatatatttttgtcattaattaataaaagttaGAAGCCAAGGGAGCAAGACTAAAAGATTCAGCCGGCAAAACACAACTTGAAGTTCTTTGGACACAACACCAACCTAGGTGATCACACAAAGAGGATAGATTAGTTAGGAGTTGTTGTTTTTTCAGTTCCTCTCCTTTAGGAGCACCGGGCTTTGTTCAatgttttctctttctttttgtgttgTTCCAATCTCTTTTGTTGTCAAGATCCACCCCTTAGTAGATCATTTTTGTtgttctctttatatatatatatatatatatgtattctcTTTTACATTTTGTACTACGTTGGTCAACTACACTGTCAATGACcgtggttaaaaaaaaaatccatagctAATtacaaagttatatatatatatatataacccatcatctagggacgttcctagatttcaaatctagggatcgTCCCATAAGAAATGCCTCGGATGAAAAATCGACTGAGCTCTTATCATTAcgaacagtagaaaccgcgaTTCTACAGCATGCATGTCGATGATCGTGAACAAGAAAAAGCTGTCATAGgcgtttatataatcaatcaaccatcggatgatgatctaacggcttagatttaaaaacatctctagatttgaaatctagggacgtccctagatgatgttttcccatatatatatatatatatatatataaaagtatgaTTTTAGCTTGGAATAGAcataatattgatttaattgatataacaaaaaattaatttaaaaattttaaaattttaaaaaatgtttttctaatcgatgataaatgtttttctaattttaaaaactgtttttctaatttaaatctTCTAAAAAAATGTTGGCACGATAACTGAATGACTATGAAAAAAACATTTGGTCTACATATAATTTCCTAGTTTTACGAAGGTATAAATGAAAATGCTTTTTCTTTGCCTTAAATAATTTCGAGTTTTCCGAGGAGTTTTGAGTAAACTTGTTAGTATACATCACAAAGCAGCGATCAACGCAACCCGagcgagcgagagagagagcacGCGATGGCGAAGCCATTGGGACCAACGGGGGAATTCTTCAGGAGAAGGGACGAATGGAGGAAGCACCCGATGGTGGGGAACCAGATGAGGCATGCCCTACCCGGCCTCGGCACGGCGCTCGTCGCCTTCGGCATCTACCTCATCGGTGAGGCCGCTTACAACCGCTTCTACCGCACACCTGACTCCCAGCATTGAACCCCTAGCTTCTGTTTCAGGTATCTTCTCTTCTGTTCTCCGGATGGACCGGATTTGCACTTTCATG
This region of Dioscorea cayenensis subsp. rotundata cultivar TDr96_F1 unplaced genomic scaffold, TDr96_F1_v2_PseudoChromosome.rev07_lg8_w22 25.fasta BLBR01001073.1, whole genome shotgun sequence genomic DNA includes:
- the LOC120255567 gene encoding NADH dehydrogenase [ubiquinone] 1 beta subcomplex subunit 3-B-like, whose protein sequence is MAKPLGPTGEFFRRRDEWRKHPMVGNQMRHALPGLGTALVAFGIYLIGEAAYNRFYRTPDSQH